Proteins co-encoded in one Pseudarthrobacter chlorophenolicus A6 genomic window:
- a CDS encoding TetR/AcrR family transcriptional regulator — protein MTLPDTKSREPKQARSRQSFEKTVEAALALLEERGNDEFTLAEVSAHAGVSIGSIYARFQGKDELIRVAHGRKMDDIDAASGHLFEALRLAPQAPLKSYAQEAVNLTIEILRRYADILRPFMLRATHDETISKRGAASHAKLAARFAGVLRAWPGGYLGQSDIDWSFNVAYSVVARRLGLGSTTEGSGDLEWPDIAEKLSGMVASYLLAELDGSNRESAGP, from the coding sequence GTGACACTTCCGGACACTAAGTCCCGCGAGCCCAAGCAGGCCAGGAGCCGCCAATCGTTTGAAAAAACGGTTGAGGCGGCCCTGGCCCTGCTCGAGGAACGGGGAAACGACGAATTCACCCTGGCCGAAGTCAGCGCGCATGCCGGAGTGTCCATCGGTTCCATATACGCCCGCTTTCAAGGCAAAGACGAGCTCATCCGGGTTGCCCACGGCCGCAAGATGGACGACATCGACGCTGCTTCAGGCCATCTTTTCGAGGCCTTGCGGCTGGCCCCTCAGGCACCGTTGAAGAGCTATGCCCAGGAAGCGGTGAACCTAACCATCGAGATTCTCCGCCGGTACGCGGATATCCTTCGTCCCTTCATGTTGCGGGCCACCCACGACGAGACGATCTCAAAGCGGGGCGCGGCTTCGCACGCAAAGTTGGCGGCGCGCTTCGCCGGCGTCCTGCGGGCCTGGCCCGGCGGCTACCTCGGGCAGTCGGATATCGACTGGAGCTTCAACGTTGCCTACAGCGTGGTGGCACGCCGTCTGGGCCTTGGCAGCACTACTGAAGGCAGCGGTGACCTGGAATGGCCCGACATCGCTGAAAAACTCTCAGGAATGGTGGCTTCCTACCTCTTGGCCGAGCTGGATGGGTCCAACCGCGAGAGTGCTGGCCCCTAA